The nucleotide window GGAGAACAGATTGGGGTGGCCGTACCGTTCCTTGATGACGGAGGCGGGCATGCCCTCCGCCTCCAGGAGTGCGGCCACCTCGTAGGGGTGGACGGCCGGGCCGATGCGGTCGGCGAGTTCGGCGGCGAGACCGTTGACCGCCTCCTCGTCGGGGCCGCGCCGGGGCAGGCGGATGACGAGGGTGGTGTCGTCGAGGGCCCAGCTCGGGCGGCGGTGTATGAGGCGCCGGTCGGCCAGCCGGATCGCCAGCGTGTCCTGGTCGCCGCCGGGTTCCAGTGACATGGGGCCGCTCATCCGGCCACCGTGCTGATCGGGGCGAGCGGGGCCGACGGGACCGCCAACCGGTGCTCCGGCTTGGGAAGTTCGAGATAGATGGCGCGGAAGGTGTCGATGGTCTGGCGGAGGGTGAACTGCTCGATCACCCGCAGCCGGGCCGCCTCGCCCATCGCCGCGCGCCGCGCCGGGGCGCCCAGGAGTGCCAGCGCGGCCGCGGCCATCGCCGCCGGGTCACGCGGCGGTACGACGAGCCCGGTGTCGCCGACGGCCTCCCGTACGCCGCCGACGTCGGTGGAGACGGTCGCCCGGCCGCACGACATGGCCTCGATCAGGGTGAAGGGGAAGCCCTCGCTGATGCTGGAGAGCATCACGACGTTCCCGGCCGCGTAGGCGTCCTTGATGTCGTCGACGCGGCCCTCGAAGGTGACGGCGTCCGCGTGCCCGAGTTCGGCGGCGAGCGCCTCGCAGCGCTCCCGGTAGGCCTCGCCGCCGCGCGGGGTGCCGCCGAACAATCTCAGCCGGGTGTCCGGGAGTTGGGCGCGGACCATGGAGAAGGCCCGGATGAGGGTCTCCAGGTCCTTGATCGGGTCGACGCGGCCCGCCCAGCTGAGGGTGAGCGTGTCCGGCTCCGGTCCGGCGGGCGGGAAGGCCGCGGGGTCGACGCCGTTGTAGACCGTGCGTATGGACTCCGGGTCGGCGCCGCCCTGTTCCTCCCAGAGCCGGTTGTAGCGGTTGCCGGGGGTGATCAGGGCGGCCCTGCGGTAGCTCTCCTCCGCGAGCAGCCGGAAGAAGCCGAGGACGACGGCCTTGACGGGCCAGCGGTAGGGGGCGGTGCGGTAGCCGAGGTAGCGCTCGCGCAGATAGACGCCGTGCTCGGTGAGCAGTAGGGGTACGCCGTGGTGTTCGAGGGCGGCGAGGCCGGGCAGGACGGCGACGCCGCCGCTGACCGCGTGCGCGACCCCGTACTCGGGAGGTGGCGCGGCCAGCGGGCGCAGGGCGTGTTCGAGCAGGGAGGTCGCGGTGAGCGCGTCGTGCAGGTTTGGGCGGGCCTCGCGTACGGCCAGGCCCGGGCGGTTCCATATGCCGGTCAGGACGGCGATCGCCCGGTCGCCGCGCAGGAAGGGGCTCAGTGTTCCGTCCGCCGCGGCCCGCGCCATGGCGTACAGGGCGGGCGCGAAAGCCGACTCGGCGTGCGGGTCGAGCAGGGCGGTGAGGAACTGTTCGTAGGCGTGGGTGAGTCGGTTGCGGGCGCGGCCCCGGGGCGGACGGCCATCCGGCGGGGCGCCCCACATGGGGACGGACAGGACGCGTGTCACATGTGCGGGCAGGTCCCAGACGACGGGTTCGCGTCCGGTCCCGGTGACGGCGATGACGTCGAAGTCGAGGTCGGGCATGCCCTGTACGAGCTGGTCGCACCAGACGCTGACGCCGCCGTGACTGTGTGGGTAGGTGCCTTCGGTAAGCAGTGTGACGCGCGTCGCGTCACTGTTTCGCGCTCCGTGAGGAACGGGCATGGTTGTGCTCCACGGCCGAGAAGTGGGGTGGTTCGTGCCGGTCCCGGCCGCCGGCGGGCGGACGGGACCGCAGGGCGGTCCTGGGGTCGGTCCTGGGAACCGCCTTGTGGTCCGTCCTTGGGTCACGCCTGGGATCGGTGGTCATGAGGTCGGTGCCGGTGGCGGCCCCCGGTGCCGTACGGCGGTCAGCTCTCCGCGGTGTACGGGACGGGCTCGCTCACGCCGTCGGGGACCTTGGTGTCCGGCGCGGGTTTCGTGGCGGGGGCCGTCTCGGCGGACTCGTCGGCCGGCAGCGCGGCGGAGGCCGGCAGGGTGAAGTCGAGCGGGGCGCCCGCGGAGGGTGTCCAGCCCGAGACCGCGCCCGCGTAGGCCTCGCCGAAGGCGGCGCCGGCCGACGTCGTCCCGGTGGGCAGGGTCGCGGTGACCGCCAGCTCGTCCGGTGCCTCGACGGTCACCGTGTCGCCGATGCGGTAGGCGGTGACGTCACCGGCCTGGACGGCCGTCTTCCAGGCGGCTCTGCGCCGCAGTTCGGCGCCGATGTCCTTCATTCTCAGGTTGACCACGGGGGTGTTGGTGGCGAACAGCGCCGTGTAGCCGTCGAGGACGCCGTCGAGCACCGGGTAGGCGATGCGGTCCTCGGCCAGGTTCGACTGGTGGATGAAGTGCGGCTTGGGATCATTGGCGAGGACATGGCCGAGGGCGATGCGCTTCTCCAGCGGCACGATGACCTCGGCGTAGCCCGTGGCGGTGTCGAGGGGGGCCGACAGGCAGGTGGCGGTGGCGGGGTTGTCCTCGCAGATGCCGCTGCCGCCCTGGGCGCGGCTGGTGTAGATCCAGTTGTACTCGTCGACCTGCTCGGCCGCCCTGCCCGCGTTGTAGAACACGTTCATCGGGTAGCGGGGCACGGTCGTGGCGGGGCCGACCTGACGCTGGTCGGGCTCGCGGGAGTTGTCCGAGCCGAGCCAGTCGATGTCGTTGTCGTCGAGGGCGAGCGCCAGGTTGGGGTTGTCCTCGGTCTGCTGCGGCAGCACTTTCATGCCGGAGTGCTCACCGGTGACCAGCTCACCGTTCTCCAGCGGGAGTCCGGCGCTCGCGCCCCAGACGCGGTTGGTGGCGATCTCGTCGGCGATGTCGCTGCGGCCGACCCATTGGGTGGAGCCGTCCGCGTTGGTCGCGCATCTCCAGGGCACGACCGAGGTGTCCTGGACACAGCCTAGGAAGGCGTGCGTGTAGGTGTGGTTGATCCAGCGGAACTCGGCGCGGTCCGCGATCAGCTTGTCGGCGAGCGCGTCGTCGCCGTTGTTGTCCCCGCGGTGACCGACGCTGCCCGCGCCGTTGTAGGCGAGGTCGAGGGTGAAGTCGTTCTCGGTCTGCCAGGCGGTGGCGTGGTCGACGTCGGCCGTGGTCATACGGATCGGGTCGGGCTCGGCGTTCGGGTCCGTGCAGTCGACGTCACCGGGGGTGCAGTTCAGCTCGGTGTTCCAGCGGTCGTCGGCGGCGAACACGTCGTCGACGTGCACGGCGAAGTAGTTCCGCGAGGCGCCCAGGTGCACACCGCCGGTCATCCACTCCACGATGCCGCGGGCCAGCAGCCGGAACTGCTGCTGGTACCGGTTGTAGACGAAGGTGACGACGAGCTCGCGCCGCCCGTC belongs to Streptomyces graminofaciens and includes:
- the pelF gene encoding GT4 family glycosyltransferase PelF, whose amino-acid sequence is MPVPHGARNSDATRVTLLTEGTYPHSHGGVSVWCDQLVQGMPDLDFDVIAVTGTGREPVVWDLPAHVTRVLSVPMWGAPPDGRPPRGRARNRLTHAYEQFLTALLDPHAESAFAPALYAMARAAADGTLSPFLRGDRAIAVLTGIWNRPGLAVREARPNLHDALTATSLLEHALRPLAAPPPEYGVAHAVSGGVAVLPGLAALEHHGVPLLLTEHGVYLRERYLGYRTAPYRWPVKAVVLGFFRLLAEESYRRAALITPGNRYNRLWEEQGGADPESIRTVYNGVDPAAFPPAGPEPDTLTLSWAGRVDPIKDLETLIRAFSMVRAQLPDTRLRLFGGTPRGGEAYRERCEALAAELGHADAVTFEGRVDDIKDAYAAGNVVMLSSISEGFPFTLIEAMSCGRATVSTDVGGVREAVGDTGLVVPPRDPAAMAAAALALLGAPARRAAMGEAARLRVIEQFTLRQTIDTFRAIYLELPKPEHRLAVPSAPLAPISTVAG